A stretch of Nonomuraea africana DNA encodes these proteins:
- a CDS encoding carbohydrate ABC transporter permease: protein MAHRATSSPVLSRAARPETRAPRAPWIGFEGRMMTPGLILLAALSIVPFLALIAMSFSRVRLLGGVALDVVGLTNWVRFFTDADMWMSWLRTIIYFVLTVGFEMVLGIGIALCLYRVLRGRNILLGLLLLPMFAAPSIVGLLGRYLTDSTFGLYAWVLRSLGYAGDILGSPTTAFAAVVLMDVWEWTPLIALITLAGLSSVPQSVREAAAVDGAGGWMALRYIIFPAISNVLLVALLIRSMDAIRYFDIIWVTTGGGPADATKIVPVRLYETAFRFFDLGYAAAIGLAMLAFSIIIARTFVRLLDVRGLTR, encoded by the coding sequence ATGGCGCATCGCGCGACCTCCTCACCGGTGCTCAGCCGGGCCGCCCGGCCGGAGACGCGCGCCCCCAGGGCGCCGTGGATCGGCTTCGAGGGCCGGATGATGACGCCGGGCCTGATCCTGCTGGCCGCGCTGTCGATCGTGCCGTTCCTCGCGCTGATCGCGATGAGCTTCTCCCGCGTCAGGCTGCTGGGCGGAGTGGCGCTCGACGTGGTGGGCCTCACCAACTGGGTGCGCTTCTTCACCGACGCCGACATGTGGATGTCGTGGCTGCGCACGATCATCTATTTCGTGCTCACGGTCGGCTTCGAGATGGTCCTCGGCATCGGTATCGCGCTGTGCCTGTACCGGGTGCTGCGCGGCCGCAACATCCTGCTCGGCCTGCTGCTGCTGCCGATGTTCGCCGCCCCCTCGATCGTGGGCCTGCTGGGCCGCTACCTCACCGACTCGACCTTCGGCCTCTACGCCTGGGTGCTGCGCTCGCTCGGCTACGCCGGCGACATCCTCGGCAGCCCCACCACCGCCTTCGCGGCGGTCGTGCTGATGGACGTGTGGGAGTGGACGCCGCTGATCGCGCTGATCACGCTCGCGGGCCTGTCGAGCGTGCCGCAGTCGGTGCGGGAGGCGGCCGCCGTCGACGGGGCCGGCGGGTGGATGGCCCTGCGCTACATCATCTTCCCCGCGATCTCGAACGTGCTGCTCGTCGCGCTGCTCATCCGGTCGATGGACGCCATCCGCTACTTCGACATCATCTGGGTCACCACCGGCGGCGGGCCCGCCGACGCGACCAAGATCGTCCCAGTTCGGTTGTACGAGACGGCGTTCCGCTTCTTCGATCTCGGCTACGCCGCGGCGATCGGCCTGGCGATGCTGGCCTTCTCGATCATCATCGCCCGCACGTTCGTCCGGCTGCTGGACGTGAGGGGGTTGACCCGATGA
- a CDS encoding carbohydrate ABC transporter permease — protein sequence MSTVITAPRKAPQSPLEASSRRSRWVVVLLLALALLWTLVPLLWMLLSSFKNRADVTAATPQLLFAPTLDNYRNLFSGPNNLGPYIWHSVLAAGISALLAVCLGALAGYGLARTQMRGKRHLAFWIISTRMAPIAAVVVPLFLIFRGLGLIDSIPGLVLAYLTFNLPFAIWLMSAFFAEVPASLEESALVAGCTRWQAFWTVVLPLTKSGLVTTFILCLVFAWNDYAFAVVFSGPNSQTLPIAASQLVTQTGVDWGQLTAIGTIVVVPMMLAGLAVRRWLVTGLTLGAVTGE from the coding sequence ATGAGCACCGTCATCACCGCCCCGCGCAAGGCGCCGCAGTCCCCGCTCGAGGCGAGCAGCCGCCGCTCGCGCTGGGTGGTGGTGCTCCTGCTCGCCCTGGCCCTGCTCTGGACGCTGGTCCCGCTGCTCTGGATGCTGCTGTCGTCGTTCAAGAACCGCGCGGACGTGACCGCCGCCACGCCCCAGCTCCTGTTCGCGCCGACGCTGGACAACTACCGCAACCTGTTCTCCGGACCGAACAACCTCGGTCCCTACATCTGGCACAGCGTGCTCGCCGCCGGGATCTCCGCGCTGCTCGCGGTCTGCCTGGGCGCGCTGGCCGGGTACGGCCTGGCACGGACCCAGATGCGCGGGAAGCGGCACCTGGCCTTCTGGATCATCTCGACCCGCATGGCGCCGATCGCGGCGGTCGTCGTCCCGCTGTTCCTCATCTTCCGCGGACTCGGCCTGATCGACTCCATCCCAGGGCTGGTGCTCGCCTACCTCACCTTCAACCTGCCGTTCGCCATCTGGCTGATGAGCGCGTTCTTCGCCGAGGTTCCGGCCTCGCTGGAGGAGTCGGCGCTGGTGGCCGGCTGCACCCGCTGGCAGGCCTTCTGGACGGTCGTCCTGCCGCTGACCAAGTCGGGGCTGGTGACCACCTTCATCCTGTGCCTCGTCTTCGCCTGGAACGACTACGCGTTCGCCGTGGTCTTCTCCGGGCCGAACTCCCAGACGCTGCCGATCGCCGCCTCCCAGCTGGTGACCCAGACGGGCGTCGACTGGGGCCAGCTCACGGCCATCGGCACGATCGTGGTCGTGCCGATGATGCTCGCCGGCCTCGCCGTACGCCGGTGGCTGGTCACCGGGCTCACCCTCGGCGCGGTCACCGGAGAGTAG
- a CDS encoding extracellular solute-binding protein produces MDRPSRRDVLRGALAAGAALTLGGCGSRGDAPRTAGGDQWRQYQGTTLNFISENTAPTAAIAADIRPFTDLTGIDVRIVTLELTALVQRVALDLASGRAQYQVIYADPYQVLAPYQRGLVDLRTLQADANLPDLPGGVADFIPAQLDAAGRFVDRGAVYALPYDAPTMIWQYRRDLFDKYRGRMAADLGFDPTPGGDRTWEEYFRMAEWFNKNATSDVRYGTGHQARQHDSLMNDFSNVLWSYGGTYFDDGKEVGRLGSRDPGPCRLDSDAAIAGAEFYQRLLGIADPASKTWDWDGVGAAFRAGRLAMCPNWHEFAASNEQVLPGKVGYAALPKGPAGTANMYGGTGVAISANTLPNERGAAWLFLVWSTSPQTQLANLKSKAGGGTPTRTSVYELPEVRAAEQRPSQMPNMLTAAAVRQAWQADRIGLRPKIPMWNECNTAIFTQLSRMLTGGASPEEAMRSIKSRVDQIVARGWVA; encoded by the coding sequence GTGGATCGACCCAGTAGACGCGACGTCCTCCGTGGCGCCCTGGCCGCAGGGGCCGCGCTGACCTTGGGCGGCTGCGGATCACGCGGCGACGCGCCCAGAACCGCCGGCGGCGACCAGTGGCGCCAGTACCAGGGCACCACCCTGAACTTCATCTCGGAGAACACCGCGCCCACCGCGGCCATCGCCGCCGACATCCGCCCGTTCACCGACCTGACCGGGATCGACGTCAGGATCGTGACGCTCGAGCTGACCGCGCTGGTCCAGCGGGTCGCCCTCGATCTGGCCTCGGGCCGGGCCCAGTACCAGGTCATCTACGCCGACCCCTACCAGGTGCTCGCGCCGTACCAGCGCGGGCTGGTGGACCTGCGGACGCTGCAGGCCGACGCCAACCTGCCCGACCTGCCGGGCGGCGTCGCCGACTTCATCCCCGCCCAGCTGGACGCCGCGGGCCGGTTCGTCGACCGGGGAGCGGTCTACGCCCTGCCGTACGACGCGCCGACGATGATCTGGCAGTACCGGCGCGACCTGTTCGACAAGTACCGCGGCCGCATGGCCGCCGACCTCGGCTTCGATCCCACCCCTGGCGGTGACAGGACGTGGGAGGAGTACTTCCGGATGGCCGAGTGGTTCAACAAGAACGCCACCTCGGACGTCAGGTACGGCACCGGCCACCAGGCCCGCCAGCACGACTCCCTGATGAACGACTTCAGCAACGTGCTGTGGTCCTACGGCGGGACGTACTTCGACGACGGCAAGGAAGTGGGGCGGCTGGGGTCGCGTGACCCGGGCCCGTGCCGGCTCGACTCCGACGCCGCGATCGCAGGCGCGGAGTTCTACCAACGCCTGCTGGGCATCGCCGACCCCGCCTCGAAGACGTGGGACTGGGACGGCGTCGGCGCAGCCTTCCGCGCGGGACGGCTTGCGATGTGCCCCAACTGGCACGAGTTCGCCGCCAGCAACGAGCAGGTGCTGCCGGGAAAGGTCGGCTACGCGGCGCTGCCCAAGGGCCCGGCAGGTACGGCGAACATGTACGGCGGCACGGGCGTGGCGATCAGCGCGAACACGCTGCCCAACGAGCGTGGCGCGGCCTGGCTGTTCCTGGTCTGGTCCACCTCGCCGCAGACCCAGCTCGCCAACCTCAAGAGCAAGGCAGGCGGGGGCACCCCGACCCGCACCTCCGTCTACGAGTTGCCCGAGGTGCGCGCGGCCGAGCAGCGGCCCTCGCAGATGCCCAACATGCTCACGGCCGCCGCCGTACGGCAGGCCTGGCAGGCCGACCGCATCGGCCTGCGCCCCAAGATCCCGATGTGGAACGAGTGCAACACCGCGATCTTCACCCAGCTGTCCCGCATGCTCACCGGCGGCGCGTCGCCGGAGGAGGCGATGCGGTCGATCAAGTCGCGGGTTGACCAGATCGTGGCGCGAGGGTGGGTGGCCTAG